A stretch of the Actinomycetota bacterium genome encodes the following:
- a CDS encoding cytochrome P450: MGQHKRVAVIAPMKREMQPIIKMLELTRTGEQGGMPVYTGWAGDVEVVLTGTGVGPARATTATERLLSTTTVDRVIVSGIAGGLAPASRVLDMVVPEEVVDSATGERFRSTPFGGVTVSGVIHTGDGASYEFDDGDVERLVAEAFTALDMETAAIARVCERHGVPWLAFRVVSDMAGDNSLGRDVMALVHEDGTPKLGAAIRYMLTHPRRIPLMLRVGRDAQAAAAAAARAAVANLKEPAGAASSTSASSSASTSASRQQPPEGPIDLLSGDLYDDVARRTHAWMRRHAPVYFDEKNELWGIATYDAVRAASKDSDTFSNAGGSRPKLPPMPWMIDLDGTDHVKRRKLVSGGFTPPRVKEQAPRIARLCDDLINTVCERGECDLVRDLAAPLPMIVIGDMLGVAPEDRDQLLSWSDDLIGSLDPSPGRLEAAAEAFAGFDAYARRTIDARREQPTDDLVSVLVHAEVDGDRLTDDEIVFESMLILLGGDETTRHVISGGIEQLLHDPSERRPLEDDPSLLASAVEEMLRWVSPIKNMARTVTTDVELAGTQLREGDEVVLLYESANFDEAQFNAPQNFDITRSPNDHLAFGFGRHLCLGAALARVEIQAMVGRVLTRLPDLELASTQPPERFLGALRSLPVRFTPTTPIG, from the coding sequence ATGGGTCAACACAAGCGGGTAGCAGTCATCGCGCCGATGAAGAGAGAGATGCAGCCGATCATCAAGATGCTCGAGCTGACACGGACCGGCGAGCAGGGTGGCATGCCGGTCTACACCGGCTGGGCGGGCGACGTGGAAGTCGTGCTCACCGGGACGGGCGTGGGCCCGGCGCGGGCCACCACGGCGACGGAGCGCCTGCTCTCGACGACCACCGTCGACCGGGTGATCGTGTCCGGGATCGCCGGCGGTCTCGCACCCGCCTCCAGGGTTCTCGACATGGTCGTCCCCGAGGAGGTCGTCGACAGCGCCACCGGCGAACGCTTCCGTTCAACACCATTCGGCGGCGTCACGGTCTCGGGTGTGATCCACACGGGTGACGGTGCGTCCTACGAGTTCGACGACGGCGACGTGGAACGCCTGGTCGCCGAGGCGTTCACCGCCCTGGACATGGAGACGGCCGCGATCGCCCGTGTCTGCGAACGACACGGCGTGCCGTGGCTCGCGTTCCGCGTGGTCAGCGACATGGCTGGTGACAACTCGCTGGGCCGCGACGTCATGGCCTTGGTGCATGAGGACGGCACGCCCAAACTCGGGGCGGCCATCCGCTACATGCTCACCCACCCGCGCCGCATCCCGCTGATGCTCCGTGTCGGACGCGACGCCCAGGCAGCCGCCGCAGCCGCCGCACGGGCGGCGGTGGCGAACCTGAAGGAGCCGGCGGGCGCCGCATCCTCGACCTCGGCCTCGAGTTCCGCGTCCACCTCCGCCTCCCGCCAGCAGCCTCCCGAGGGGCCGATCGACCTGCTGTCGGGCGACTTGTACGACGACGTCGCCCGCCGTACCCATGCCTGGATGCGCCGCCACGCTCCGGTGTACTTCGACGAGAAGAACGAGTTGTGGGGGATCGCGACCTACGACGCCGTGCGGGCGGCCTCGAAGGACAGCGACACGTTCTCCAACGCGGGTGGAAGCCGCCCCAAGCTCCCGCCGATGCCGTGGATGATCGACCTCGACGGCACGGATCATGTGAAGCGGCGCAAGCTCGTGAGCGGAGGGTTCACCCCTCCCAGGGTCAAGGAGCAAGCTCCACGGATCGCGCGTCTGTGCGACGACCTGATCAACACGGTGTGCGAACGCGGCGAGTGCGATCTGGTCCGCGACCTCGCCGCCCCGCTGCCGATGATCGTCATCGGCGACATGCTGGGCGTCGCCCCCGAGGACCGCGACCAGCTGCTGTCCTGGTCCGACGACCTGATCGGCTCGCTCGACCCGAGCCCGGGACGGCTGGAGGCGGCCGCCGAGGCGTTCGCGGGCTTCGACGCCTATGCGCGCCGCACGATCGACGCTCGCCGCGAACAGCCAACCGACGACCTCGTCAGCGTGCTCGTACACGCCGAGGTCGACGGCGACCGCCTCACCGACGACGAGATCGTGTTCGAGTCGATGCTGATCCTGCTCGGTGGCGACGAGACGACCAGGCACGTGATCAGCGGCGGGATCGAACAGCTGCTCCACGACCCCAGCGAACGTCGCCCGCTCGAGGACGACCCCTCGCTGCTGGCTTCGGCCGTCGAAGAGATGCTGCGGTGGGTCTCGCCGATCAAGAACATGGCCCGCACCGTCACCACCGACGTCGAACTCGCCGGCACGCAGCTGCGCGAAGGCGACGAGGTCGTCCTGCTGTACGAGTCCGCCAACTTCGACGAGGCACAGTTCAACGCACCGCAGAACTTCGACATCACCCGGTCACCCAACGACCACCTCGCCTTCGGCTTCGGCCGCCACTTGTGCCTCGGCGCGGCCCTCGCCCGAGTCGAGATCCAGGCCATGGTCGGCAGGGTCCTCACCCGACTACCAGACCTCGAACTGGCCAGCACCCAACCCCCAGAACGGTTCCTCGGCGCCCTGCGTAGCCTCCCCGTGCGGTTCACCCCGACCACACCGATCGGCTGA
- a CDS encoding GrpB family protein, protein MAEDEGEPIELRQVTDLTDLARRETDRLRSLVQHELGMSTVETVAFGATSYPDGVTKGDIDVLLRVPPERFGELVERLAEMMAVAQPDNWDTTFASFTDTSSSTPVGVQVTAVGSSHDRDFERQRRLLSDPRFRASYDRVKLRSAHLGADGYWQAKNAFWQRHALDVVDEDDVR, encoded by the coding sequence ATGGCCGAGGACGAGGGCGAGCCCATCGAACTGCGGCAGGTGACCGATCTGACCGATCTGGCACGGCGAGAGACCGATCGGCTCCGCTCGCTCGTCCAGCACGAACTCGGCATGAGCACGGTCGAGACCGTGGCGTTCGGCGCCACGTCCTACCCCGACGGTGTGACGAAGGGCGACATCGACGTGCTGTTGCGTGTCCCGCCCGAGCGCTTCGGCGAGCTCGTCGAGCGGCTGGCTGAGATGATGGCGGTGGCCCAACCGGATAACTGGGACACCACGTTCGCGAGCTTCACCGACACGTCATCGAGCACGCCCGTCGGCGTACAGGTGACCGCCGTGGGTTCCTCGCATGACCGCGACTTCGAGCGACAACGACGCCTGCTCAGCGATCCCCGTTTCCGAGCCAGCTACGACCGCGTCAAGCTGCGGTCGGCACATCTCGGTGCCGACGGGTACTGGCAGGCCAAGAACGCTTTCTGGCAACGTCACGCCCTCGACGTGGTCGACGAGGACGATGTCCGTTGA
- a CDS encoding L,D-transpeptidase/peptidoglycan binding protein translates to MSTHAGPGTTWTARSTSRRIGLIVAVSVLSVLTLAGAALAIDVDRYASAQRDLLLPGTTIAGVDVGGMSADTALAAVEEALTSQLDDAVVEIEAADRTWRRTRRELGATHDAAAQVDAALAAAEELSWWDWAQVRYRSQELGPELDVTIHDPASGPGRLAREIAAATDFDPVDAELEIVGGAPTISPGAEGRRVEVGATAGLIAARVTTGGKVSASVTPLYPEVPTERFDEILLLDQTAHRLDVYLRGRLVRSFTVATGTGNYPTPTGRFEVTLKRYMPTWVNPDPRGWGASMPARIGPGPNNPLGVRALNWSAPGAIRFHGTANVASLGRDASHGCVRLSNADVVELYNMVDVGAVIVSMR, encoded by the coding sequence GTGAGCACGCACGCAGGACCCGGCACGACGTGGACGGCACGCAGCACGTCGCGACGCATCGGGCTGATCGTCGCCGTCAGCGTCCTCAGCGTGCTGACCCTCGCCGGTGCCGCGTTGGCGATCGATGTCGACCGCTACGCCTCGGCCCAGCGCGACCTGCTCCTTCCGGGTACGACCATCGCCGGCGTCGATGTCGGCGGGATGAGTGCCGACACCGCGCTCGCCGCGGTCGAGGAGGCGCTGACATCGCAGCTCGACGACGCCGTGGTCGAGATCGAGGCGGCGGATCGCACGTGGCGCCGTACCCGCCGCGAACTCGGCGCTACGCACGACGCTGCCGCACAGGTCGACGCGGCGCTCGCCGCCGCCGAGGAGCTGTCGTGGTGGGACTGGGCCCAGGTGCGCTACCGCTCGCAGGAGCTGGGACCTGAACTGGACGTGACCATCCACGATCCCGCGTCCGGACCCGGCCGGCTGGCCCGCGAGATCGCCGCCGCGACCGACTTCGACCCGGTCGACGCCGAGCTGGAGATCGTCGGTGGCGCACCGACGATCAGCCCCGGCGCCGAGGGCCGACGCGTCGAGGTGGGCGCCACGGCGGGTCTCATCGCGGCCCGGGTGACGACGGGTGGGAAGGTGTCGGCGTCGGTGACGCCGCTGTACCCCGAGGTCCCCACCGAGCGCTTCGACGAGATCCTCCTCCTCGACCAGACGGCCCACCGACTCGACGTCTACCTCCGCGGGAGGCTGGTCAGGTCGTTCACGGTCGCGACCGGCACCGGCAACTACCCGACACCGACCGGCCGCTTCGAAGTGACGCTGAAGCGCTACATGCCGACGTGGGTCAACCCCGATCCGAGAGGGTGGGGGGCGTCGATGCCCGCCCGCATCGGCCCCGGACCCAACAACCCGCTCGGCGTGCGGGCGCTCAACTGGAGCGCGCCCGGCGCGATCCGCTTCCACGGAACCGCCAACGTCGCGAGCCTGGGACGTGACGCGTCCCACGGGTGCGTGCGGCTGTCCAACGCCGACGTTGTCGAGCTGTACAACATGGTCGACGTCGGGGCGGTCATCGTCTCGATGCGCTGA
- a CDS encoding cyclic nucleotide-binding domain-containing protein gives MGELAVLSGEQRTADVIAAVDSVVLLYEGEQLEEILGIAPVAERLRAIAAARLAASGRTIVEAASVPIVKRPPRVRGRGAGIRSRTEVPARPVRFGALGLAAITIASACSWIVSESTRSTVVSLDDALARSRAAPPPPRSR, from the coding sequence TTGGGCGAACTCGCGGTCCTCAGCGGCGAGCAGCGGACAGCCGACGTGATCGCCGCGGTCGACTCGGTCGTGCTGCTCTACGAGGGCGAGCAACTCGAGGAGATCCTCGGCATCGCTCCGGTGGCCGAGCGGCTCCGCGCCATCGCCGCTGCACGGCTCGCCGCCTCGGGGCGCACGATCGTCGAGGCTGCATCGGTTCCCATCGTGAAGCGGCCGCCTCGAGTCAGAGGCCGGGGCGCCGGCATCCGCTCGCGTACCGAGGTACCGGCGCGGCCTGTGCGCTTCGGGGCGCTCGGGCTCGCTGCCATCACCATCGCCTCCGCTTGCTCGTGGATCGTGAGCGAGTCCACGCGATCCACCGTCGTCAGCCTCGACGATGCGCTGGCACGATCACGTGCCGCCCCGCCGCCACCGAGGTCCCGGTAA
- a CDS encoding cyclic nucleotide-binding domain-containing protein translates to MQDEVIWGRRRRSDDEHRDRMRAIPLFDGLADQMIDLLDEVLTEAHVDAGKRLVVAGAVGRDFALILEGLASVVRDDVEVARLGRHTFFGEHALLTRNTRSADVIALTPMRLLVAGPSEFQRMLRELPLVAERISAADQERLGGNRSPALQGGS, encoded by the coding sequence ATGCAGGACGAGGTGATCTGGGGTCGTCGTCGCCGCTCCGACGACGAGCACCGCGATCGCATGCGTGCCATCCCGTTGTTCGATGGCCTCGCTGACCAGATGATCGACCTGCTCGACGAGGTCCTGACCGAGGCACACGTGGACGCCGGCAAGCGGCTCGTGGTCGCCGGGGCGGTCGGTCGGGACTTCGCGTTGATCCTCGAAGGCCTCGCGTCCGTCGTCCGCGACGACGTCGAGGTCGCTCGGCTCGGGCGGCACACTTTCTTCGGTGAGCACGCCCTGCTGACGAGGAACACCCGCAGCGCCGACGTGATCGCGCTCACGCCCATGCGGCTGCTCGTCGCGGGGCCGAGCGAGTTCCAGCGGATGCTGCGGGAACTACCCCTGGTCGCGGAGCGGATCAGCGCCGCCGACCAGGAACGACTGGGGGGCAACCGATCGCCAGCGCTACAGGGGGGTAGCTGA
- a CDS encoding AAA family ATPase produces the protein MRELLLRFVIAGAQSLPVERLITDLWPESENRTTTSTVRTYVARLRGVLPADLVVTRTGGYALDRSQVDVDAEQFADEVRRAGSLVMHDPEPALELVRRALERWRGRAFEEVAHREWAAAPAAQLEAARLDALELEAEAELAIGGQAAAVAARLAELTRDHPLRERLWRHRMVALYHSGRQADALACYQEVRQLLQEELGIEPGAELRELEGAILRQDPSLTVEGPGTWPVDLELPADPEPTSGVLLTTLIGREADLHDVTSLLEHVAIVTLTGPAGVGKSRLAREVAGRLRRNRSVRIVTAELAQATTEDAAITTILGELGVSRRAGADSLVLLRDALSGTQLLLLLDNCEHLAAELGRFAAELARRVPEVRILATSREPLGVAGERVHRVAPLDVPAAEASTDEIAGADAVRLFVDRARVVSRDFGLDESNARVIANICRRLDGLPFAIELAAARMRMFTPRDVESRLDERFGLLTGAPTADARYETLREAITWSYELLGASERRSLQQLSVFVGSFDVRDAAAVIDPDHDGDEVDIIASLIDRSLLVVERQRGEVRYRMLETVRAYAHEQLEASGELAAARNRHARHLARVAVRAGDLLHGPREVEGLAVVTAALDDLRAAFEWCIVAGRWTDAARMVTSVPWERVGRTVQWEITRLAVRLVAEGPELDPRLDARLRGTATIGHWLAGDADAARTAGDAALEVAARADDETYIVTALAVAWVRWESGDEEGAAMLYAPLADPSLGDRVPDDVAAYCLGGMVMGMTERAIDLTGEASAFVAELTETAIALAERSGSPTATAMAHLARAYSLLDADLVTAQVELGHVASVDGLALPTWALHARSHLARLRAAVGDVNGLHEELADILTIALATVDEMHLRMIGGFVGGALAVAGHLEVAPTLRPLAVEIHTIPGHHGWRPEVAQLMGSDDARPSVPSLTGLELERVIRAAISDLATAG, from the coding sequence GTGCGTGAACTGCTGCTGCGTTTCGTCATCGCGGGGGCGCAGTCGCTGCCGGTGGAGCGGCTGATCACCGACCTGTGGCCCGAGAGCGAGAACCGCACGACCACGTCCACCGTGCGCACGTACGTGGCGCGCCTGCGGGGCGTGCTCCCGGCGGACCTCGTCGTGACGCGGACGGGCGGGTACGCCCTCGACCGCTCACAGGTCGACGTCGATGCGGAGCAGTTCGCGGACGAGGTCCGTCGCGCCGGCTCGCTGGTGATGCACGATCCCGAGCCGGCGCTCGAGCTCGTGCGTCGGGCGCTCGAGCGCTGGCGCGGACGCGCGTTCGAGGAGGTCGCCCATCGTGAGTGGGCCGCCGCGCCGGCGGCACAACTCGAGGCGGCCAGGCTCGACGCGCTGGAGCTCGAGGCGGAGGCAGAGCTGGCGATCGGTGGCCAGGCCGCGGCCGTGGCGGCCCGGCTCGCGGAACTCACCCGCGACCACCCCCTCCGGGAACGGCTCTGGCGCCACCGGATGGTGGCCCTCTACCACAGCGGTCGGCAGGCCGATGCCCTGGCCTGCTACCAGGAGGTGCGCCAGCTCCTGCAGGAGGAACTGGGCATCGAACCGGGAGCGGAGCTGCGCGAGCTGGAGGGAGCCATCCTCCGCCAGGACCCGTCGCTGACGGTCGAGGGGCCGGGGACGTGGCCGGTCGACCTCGAGCTGCCCGCCGATCCCGAACCAACGTCAGGGGTTCTGCTGACCACGCTGATCGGGCGCGAGGCCGATCTGCACGACGTCACGAGCTTGCTGGAGCACGTGGCGATCGTGACCCTCACGGGGCCGGCAGGGGTCGGCAAGTCCCGGCTCGCACGCGAGGTAGCAGGTCGCCTGCGGCGGAACCGGTCGGTGCGCATCGTCACTGCCGAGCTGGCCCAAGCCACGACCGAGGACGCCGCCATCACGACCATCTTGGGAGAGCTCGGGGTGTCGAGGCGTGCTGGTGCCGACTCGCTCGTCCTGCTCCGTGATGCGCTCTCGGGCACCCAGCTCCTCCTCCTTCTGGACAACTGCGAGCATCTCGCCGCCGAACTCGGCCGTTTCGCCGCGGAGCTGGCGCGACGGGTCCCCGAGGTGCGCATCCTCGCGACCAGCCGCGAACCACTGGGCGTGGCGGGCGAGCGCGTACACCGCGTCGCGCCCCTCGACGTACCTGCCGCTGAAGCGTCGACGGACGAGATCGCGGGCGCCGATGCCGTGCGCCTGTTCGTGGACCGCGCTCGCGTCGTCTCGCGCGACTTCGGCCTGGACGAGTCGAACGCGCGCGTCATCGCCAACATCTGTCGGCGTCTCGACGGCCTCCCCTTCGCCATCGAGCTCGCGGCGGCCCGGATGCGCATGTTCACGCCCCGCGACGTGGAGTCCCGCCTCGACGAGCGCTTCGGACTGCTCACGGGTGCGCCCACAGCGGACGCGCGGTACGAGACGCTCCGGGAGGCGATCACGTGGTCGTACGAGCTGCTCGGCGCGTCCGAGCGGCGCTCGCTGCAGCAGCTGTCGGTGTTCGTCGGGAGCTTCGACGTGCGAGACGCGGCCGCGGTGATCGATCCCGATCACGACGGTGACGAGGTGGACATCATCGCGAGCCTCATCGACCGGTCGCTGCTCGTCGTCGAACGCCAGCGGGGCGAGGTCCGCTACCGCATGCTCGAGACCGTGCGGGCCTACGCGCACGAGCAGCTCGAGGCGTCCGGTGAGCTCGCCGCCGCCAGGAACCGTCACGCCCGTCACCTAGCCCGAGTCGCGGTGCGGGCCGGCGATCTACTCCACGGGCCCCGTGAGGTGGAGGGCCTGGCCGTGGTGACCGCCGCACTCGACGACCTGCGCGCTGCGTTCGAGTGGTGCATCGTCGCCGGGAGGTGGACCGACGCGGCACGGATGGTCACCAGCGTGCCGTGGGAACGCGTCGGTCGGACGGTCCAGTGGGAGATCACCCGCTTGGCGGTGCGTCTCGTCGCCGAGGGCCCCGAGCTCGATCCACGCCTCGATGCCCGTCTCCGCGGCACCGCGACGATCGGGCACTGGCTCGCAGGCGATGCCGACGCCGCCCGGACCGCGGGAGACGCCGCCCTCGAGGTGGCCGCGCGTGCGGACGACGAGACCTACATCGTCACCGCCCTGGCGGTCGCGTGGGTGCGATGGGAATCCGGCGACGAGGAGGGCGCCGCGATGCTGTACGCGCCGTTGGCGGACCCCTCGTTGGGAGACCGGGTCCCCGACGACGTCGCCGCGTACTGCCTCGGTGGCATGGTCATGGGGATGACGGAGCGAGCGATCGATCTGACGGGAGAGGCGTCGGCGTTCGTCGCGGAGCTCACCGAGACCGCCATCGCGCTGGCTGAACGCTCGGGGAGTCCGACCGCGACCGCCATGGCTCACCTGGCGCGCGCCTACAGCCTGCTCGATGCCGACCTCGTCACCGCCCAGGTCGAGCTCGGTCACGTGGCGTCGGTCGACGGTCTCGCGCTGCCCACCTGGGCGCTGCACGCACGCAGCCACCTCGCCCGGCTGCGAGCGGCGGTGGGTGACGTCAACGGGTTGCACGAGGAACTCGCCGACATCCTCACCATCGCGCTGGCGACCGTCGACGAGATGCACCTGCGCATGATCGGCGGCTTCGTGGGCGGGGCGCTCGCTGTCGCGGGTCACCTCGAGGTGGCCCCGACGCTCCGCCCCCTCGCGGTCGAGATCCACACCATCCCCGGGCACCACGGGTGGCGGCCTGAGGTTGCCCAGCTCATGGGCTCCGACGACGCCCGGCCGTCGGTGCCGTCTCTGACGGGGCTGGAGCTGGAGCGGGTCATCCGTGCCGCGATCTCCGACCTGGCGACCGCCGGCTGA